Proteins from one Larimichthys crocea isolate SSNF chromosome XX, L_crocea_2.0, whole genome shotgun sequence genomic window:
- the LOC104933464 gene encoding protein phosphatase 1H yields MLTRVKSAVAGFMGGIMAGGSSGGGGNTGSELPLKFPYMRPQFLGLSPDEIECSADHIARPILILKETRRLPWATGYAEVINAGKSALNEDQACCEVVVARRRPMSYCPPSTPSKTPTAKRRNSLPNGEGLGLHMEPYKLGEDAEGLVFHYWALFDGHAGSGAAVVASRLLQHHIACQLQAVIEILRNLASLPPTVLGEDPDNNPYLQGNTQGPHRALTRAASLRGATGAPGSPCSTPPPPRFFTEKKIQHESLVIGAIENAFKEMDAQIEKEKQVYNVTGGCTALTVVYLLGKLYVGNAGDSRAIIIRNNEIIPMSTEFTPESERQRLQFLGYMQPHLLGNEFTHLEFPRRVQRKEVGKRMLYRDFTMNGWAYKTIEDEDLKFPLIYGEGKKARVLATIGVTRGLGDHDLKVHDSNIYIKPFLSCCPEVKVYNLTQYEHGADDVLVMGTDGLWDVLSNQEVAEAVTTFLGNCDPDDLHRYTMAAQDLVMRARGVLRDRGWRITNERLGSGDDISVFIIPLMYGNRQP; encoded by the exons ATGCTCACCCGGGTCAAGTCCGCCGTGGCTGGGTTTATGGGTGGTATCATGGCCGGGGGCAGCTCCGGTGGTGGGGGCAACACTGGCTCCGAGCTTCCATTGAAATTCCCATATATGAGACCTCAGTTTCTTGGACTGTCCCCGGATGAGATCGAGTGCTCTGCTGATCACATAGCCCGGCCCATCCTCATCCTGAAGGAAACCAGGAGATTACCGTGGGCCACCGGATACGCTGA aGTGATTAATGCTGGTAAAAGTGCGCTGAATGAAGACCAGGCCTGCTGCGAGGTGGTAGTAGCAAGAAGGAGGCCAATGAGCTACTGCCCTCCATCCACGCCCAGCAAGACCCCGACAGCCAAGAGACGCAACTCCCTACCCAACGGAGAGGGCCTGGGGCTCCATATGGAGCCCTACAAGCTGGGAGag GATGCTGAAGGACTGGTTTTTCACTACTGGGCCTTATTCGATGGCCATGCTGGTTcaggtgcagcagttgttgctTCCCGCCTACTGCAGCACCACATCGCCTGCCAGCTCCAGGCCGTCATCGAGATCCTACGCAACCTAGCCTCCCTGCCCCCGACTGTCCTGGGGGAGGACCCCGACAACAACCCCTACCTCCAGGGAAACACCCAAGGCCCTCACCGAGCCCTGACCCGGGCCGCTTCACTTCGCGGGGCCACAGGTGCACCGGGTTCCCCGTGCAGCACTCCGCCTCCGCCACGCTTCTTTACCGAGAAGAAGATCCAGCACGAGAGCCTGGTGATAGGAGCCATAGAGAACGCCTTCAAAGAGATG GACGCACAGATTGAGAAAGAGAAGCAAGTCTATAACGTCACAGGAGGATGTACAGCCCTCACTGTGGTTTACTTGCTAGGAAAACTATACGTTGGGAATGCAGGGGACAGCAG GGCTATCATTATCAGAAACAATGAGATCATTCCCATGTCGACAGAGTTCACACCAGAATCGGAACGACAGCGACTCCAGTTTCTG GGTTATATGCAGCCTCACCTGTTAGGAAATGAGTTCACACACCTGGAATTTCCCAGAAGAGTTCAGAGGAAGGAGGTGGGCAAGAGGATGCTCTACAGAGATTTCACCATGAATGGATG GGCATACAAGACCATTGAGGATGAAGATCTCAAGTTTCCCCTAATATATGGGGAAGGGAAAAag GCGCGGGTGTTGGCCACCATCGGTGTGACCCGTGGACTCGGTGATCATGACCTTAAGGTTCATGACTCCAATATCTACATCAAACCATTCCTTTCCTGTTGCCCTGAG GTTAAGGTATATAACCTGACGCAGTATGAGCACGGGGCTGATGATGTTCTAGTAATGGGAACCGACGGGCTGTGGGACGTCCTCTCCAACCAGGAGGTAGCTGAAGCTGTCACCACATTCCTAGGCAACTGTGATCCTGACGACCTGCACAG GTATACAATGGCAGCACAAGACCTGGTGATGCGAGCTCGTGGCGTGTTGAGGGACCGAGGCTGGAGGATCACCAATGAGCGCCTGGGCTCAGGGGATGACATCTCGGTCTTCATTATACCGCTGATGTACGGCAACCGCCAGCCCTGA